The following are encoded together in the Ezakiella massiliensis genome:
- the tgt gene encoding tRNA guanosine(34) transglycosylase Tgt: MTFEFELLKTDTKSKARRGILHTPHGDIPTPIFMPVGTRATVKTLSSEDLVKLNAKIILSNTYHLLLRPGDELIAEAGGLHKFMNWNGPILTDSGGFQVFSLTDNRKITEEGVSFRSHLDGSEIFLSPEKSIKIQENLGSDIMMAFDECIPYPADRDYVEHSVDRTLRWLERCIDAKSNNENQALFGIIQGSMYEDLRIKSAIETTKHDLKGFAIGGLSVGEPMDLMNQMMDVTTDYMPEDKPRYLMGVGTPDYLFEAVERGIDMADCVLPTRNARNGAAFTINGRINMKNAKYKNDFGPLDPTCTCETCQNYSRAYIRHLMVSGEILGARLLSYHNIHFLINLMENIRKSIEEDRFLEYKEEFYKSYGYLK, encoded by the coding sequence ATGACATTTGAATTTGAATTGTTAAAAACTGATACTAAATCAAAAGCAAGGAGAGGTATTTTGCACACTCCACACGGAGATATACCTACTCCAATTTTTATGCCTGTAGGTACTAGGGCAACAGTAAAAACATTAAGTTCAGAAGACCTGGTTAAGTTAAATGCAAAAATAATTTTATCCAATACCTATCATTTATTATTGCGTCCAGGAGATGAATTGATTGCAGAAGCTGGAGGCCTTCACAAGTTTATGAATTGGAATGGCCCAATTTTAACAGACTCAGGTGGCTTCCAGGTTTTTAGCCTTACCGATAACAGAAAAATTACGGAGGAAGGTGTTTCATTTAGGAGCCATTTGGATGGAAGTGAAATATTTTTATCTCCAGAAAAGTCAATAAAAATTCAGGAGAATCTTGGTTCAGATATAATGATGGCTTTTGATGAATGCATTCCTTATCCTGCTGATAGAGATTATGTAGAACACTCAGTTGACAGAACTTTAAGATGGCTTGAAAGATGCATTGATGCAAAGAGCAATAACGAAAATCAAGCCTTGTTTGGTATAATTCAAGGCAGCATGTATGAGGATTTAAGGATCAAATCGGCAATAGAAACTACCAAGCATGATCTAAAAGGTTTTGCAATTGGTGGCCTAAGTGTAGGGGAACCTATGGATTTGATGAATCAAATGATGGATGTAACAACTGATTATATGCCGGAAGATAAGCCGAGGTACTTAATGGGAGTTGGAACTCCGGATTATCTGTTTGAAGCTGTGGAAAGAGGAATTGACATGGCGGACTGCGTGCTTCCGACAAGAAATGCCAGAAATGGTGCAGCTTTTACAATTAATGGTAGAATTAATATGAAAAATGCTAAGTATAAAAATGATTTTGGCCCATTAGATCCAACTTGCACTTGCGAAACTTGTCAAAATTATTCTAGAGCTTATATCAGACACCTAATGGTTTCCGGAGAAATTCTGGGCGCAAGACTTTTGAGCTATCACAATATACACTTTTTAATAAATCTTATGGAAAATATTAGGAAGTCAATTGAAGAGGATAGATTTTTAGAATACAAAGAAGAATTTTATAAGTCATACGGTTATCTAAAATAA
- the ruvB gene encoding Holliday junction branch migration DNA helicase RuvB: MSDRIVSSNLQSNEDVFDNSLRPRWLEDYIGQHKVKSKLNIFIDSAKIRKDTLDHVLLYGPPGLGKTTLATIIANEMGVNLKVTSGPAIERPGDLASLMTNLNTGDVLFIDEIHRLSRSVEEILYPAMEDFCLDMIVGKGPTARSLRLDIEPFTLIGATTRAGLLSSPFRDRFGVQLNLDLYDVESLKDIVIRSAKILNVKIEDDGAYEIARRSRGTPRIANRLLKRVRDYAIVKDDGVISKSNADKALKMLEIDGLGLDKTDRKILQTLLVTFAGRPVGLDTLSAATAEDRSTIEDVYEPYLLQIGFLLRTPRGRIATRQAAEHLNIDYKGEL, translated from the coding sequence ATGAGTGATAGAATTGTTTCCAGCAATTTACAATCTAATGAAGATGTGTTTGATAATAGTCTAAGGCCTAGGTGGCTTGAAGACTATATTGGTCAGCATAAAGTTAAAAGCAAATTAAATATATTTATTGACTCTGCAAAGATCAGGAAGGATACCCTAGATCACGTGTTGTTGTATGGGCCACCAGGACTTGGTAAAACAACTCTTGCAACAATTATTGCAAATGAGATGGGTGTAAATTTAAAAGTTACAAGTGGCCCTGCAATTGAAAGACCCGGAGATCTTGCAAGTTTAATGACAAATCTTAATACAGGTGATGTGCTATTTATTGACGAAATTCACAGGCTCTCAAGGTCTGTAGAAGAAATTTTATATCCTGCCATGGAAGATTTTTGTCTTGATATGATTGTAGGTAAAGGACCGACTGCAAGAAGTTTGAGGCTTGACATTGAACCCTTTACTTTAATTGGTGCTACAACAAGGGCAGGTCTACTCAGCTCACCTTTTAGAGACAGATTTGGTGTGCAGCTGAATTTAGACTTGTATGATGTGGAAAGTTTAAAAGATATAGTTATTAGATCAGCTAAAATTTTAAATGTTAAAATTGAAGACGACGGCGCATACGAAATCGCTAGAAGAAGTAGGGGGACACCAAGAATTGCAAATAGGCTCTTAAAAAGAGTTAGGGACTATGCTATTGTAAAAGATGATGGGGTAATCTCCAAATCAAATGCTGATAAGGCTCTAAAAATGTTAGAAATTGATGGGTTAGGTTTAGATAAGACCGATAGAAAGATCTTACAAACATTACTTGTTACATTTGCTGGTAGACCTGTAGGACTTGATACATTAAGTGCAGCCACAGCGGAAGATCGTTCAACTATTGAGGATGTGTATGAACCATATTTATTACAAATTGGGTTTTTACTTAGAACACCTAGGGGAAGAATTGCTACTCGCCAGGCTGCAGAACACTTAAATATAGATTACAAGGGTGAATTATGA
- a CDS encoding penicillin-binding transpeptidase domain-containing protein, translating to MDKRIRFFILVFIIVSIFSIFVLTLLGTAGQKYLVGSKYDSRAHRSMVSVKRGNIYDRNDKLINYSVYDGEKYIRQYNYPSLYSHLIGYVDYKYGASGLESLYNGTLQGSSQVSEWTKLLNKINNFKSGEHLKLTVDHDLQKKSMQLMGNYKGAVIITDPRNGDVLTYYSNGKFDERKLEQAISSEESVMLDRVSDGKYSPGSVYKIISAVNILNNTDNLDYDDKGSIDIGEGSVSNYGKMVYGKTDLHKALVNSLNTYFAEKGSPYTDSLIELTENINNTIQKATGGKYAFSIRKGDNEFKNAILQIGQGEVTASPMAINLTTQVIYNGGYFYSPRYVDYIITNDFKFSRKQKAKKYNLPIEKWQADYIKDAMFDVVKIGTASGYGIGENCGGKTGTAQLPGKKYNYWFTGFVSGEKPMIITIVVENIDEMGYNIPVSIFKSLLEQNK from the coding sequence ATGGATAAAAGAATTAGATTTTTTATTTTGGTATTTATTATCGTATCTATATTTTCAATATTCGTTCTTACACTCCTAGGAACTGCTGGACAAAAATACTTGGTCGGCTCTAAATATGACAGTAGGGCACATAGGAGCATGGTAAGTGTAAAAAGAGGAAATATATATGATAGAAACGATAAGCTTATAAACTATTCTGTATATGATGGCGAAAAATATATTAGACAATATAATTATCCAAGTCTTTATTCTCATTTGATTGGATACGTAGATTATAAATATGGGGCAAGTGGATTAGAAAGTCTTTATAATGGGACATTACAAGGTTCATCCCAGGTAAGCGAGTGGACTAAGCTTTTAAATAAGATTAATAATTTTAAATCGGGTGAGCATCTTAAATTAACTGTTGATCATGATTTGCAAAAAAAATCAATGCAGTTAATGGGAAATTATAAAGGCGCAGTAATTATTACAGACCCAAGAAACGGGGATGTTTTAACTTATTATTCAAACGGTAAATTTGATGAAAGAAAACTCGAACAAGCAATTAGCTCAGAAGAAAGCGTTATGCTTGATAGAGTATCTGATGGTAAGTACAGCCCAGGGTCAGTTTATAAAATAATAAGTGCAGTAAACATTTTAAATAATACAGATAATTTAGATTACGATGATAAAGGCAGCATAGATATTGGAGAGGGATCAGTTTCAAACTACGGGAAAATGGTTTACGGTAAGACAGACTTGCATAAGGCTTTAGTAAATTCTCTGAACACATATTTTGCAGAAAAAGGTTCTCCATATACTGACTCACTAATAGAATTAACTGAAAATATAAATAATACTATTCAAAAAGCTACTGGAGGAAAATATGCTTTTTCAATCAGAAAAGGAGATAATGAATTTAAAAATGCAATCTTACAGATAGGTCAGGGCGAAGTAACGGCTTCTCCAATGGCAATAAATTTAACGACTCAAGTAATTTATAATGGCGGATATTTTTACTCTCCAAGATATGTTGATTATATTATTACAAATGATTTTAAATTTTCTAGAAAGCAAAAGGCAAAAAAATATAATCTTCCGATAGAAAAATGGCAAGCTGATTATATAAAAGATGCGATGTTTGATGTTGTAAAGATTGGCACAGCCTCTGGCTATGGTATCGGAGAAAATTGTGGCGGTAAAACAGGAACGGCACAATTACCGGGGAAAAAATATAATTATTGGTTTACGGGATTTGTTTCAGGAGAAAAACCAATGATTATTACAATAGTAGTTGAGAATATTGATGAAATGGGGTATAATATACCTGTAAGCATTTTTAAATCATTGCTTGAACAAAACAAATAG
- the yajC gene encoding preprotein translocase subunit YajC — protein MFNLEYLLKNSLLEAAAPAANPLMSLLPMVLVLVFFYFFIIKPQKKREKEISNMRSELKAGDHIITIGGILGKIVKVKEDIILIEVADGTVVEILKSAVGTVADKKDAKNADIEGQI, from the coding sequence ATGTTTAATTTAGAGTATTTACTTAAGAACTCTTTATTGGAAGCTGCCGCTCCAGCTGCAAATCCTTTGATGAGTTTACTACCAATGGTTCTAGTACTTGTATTTTTCTATTTCTTTATCATTAAACCTCAAAAGAAGCGTGAAAAAGAAATCTCAAATATGAGAAGTGAACTAAAAGCAGGAGATCACATTATAACAATCGGTGGTATCCTTGGTAAAATTGTTAAGGTTAAAGAAGATATCATTTTGATTGAAGTTGCAGATGGTACTGTTGTAGAAATTTTAAAATCAGCAGTAGGCACTGTAGCTGATAAAAAAGATGCAAAAAATGCTGATATCGAAGGACAAATATAG
- a CDS encoding CBS domain-containing protein, with amino-acid sequence MYVKNHILEKSQLTLINAEDSIKTAMEKLDEQNFMSLPVVEGDKFVGYLMRADIFEAYYNKDLSKDEFLNLKTREFMKTDINSLDPDDGIDKASYAIEKLNIPFLPVINVDGKFLGILTHAAIFKAFSDLFNLGKGKQMIVYIFNIPGQLSRLLNVFRREDVNVASMVVMDAKVMGILKVLVRVEADNIQDISEKVEKEGFKIGAL; translated from the coding sequence ATGTACGTAAAGAATCACATTCTTGAAAAAAGTCAGCTGACTCTCATTAATGCAGAAGATAGCATTAAAACTGCTATGGAAAAATTGGATGAACAAAACTTCATGAGTCTACCTGTTGTTGAAGGAGACAAATTTGTAGGTTACTTGATGAGGGCTGATATATTTGAAGCATACTACAATAAGGACCTATCAAAAGACGAATTCTTAAACTTAAAAACCAGGGAATTTATGAAGACTGATATCAATAGTCTGGATCCAGATGATGGAATTGATAAGGCATCATATGCTATTGAAAAATTAAACATTCCATTTTTACCTGTTATTAATGTTGACGGTAAGTTCTTAGGAATTTTAACCCACGCAGCAATATTTAAAGCTTTCTCAGATTTATTCAATCTTGGAAAAGGCAAACAAATGATTGTCTACATTTTCAATATACCAGGACAATTATCTCGTTTATTGAATGTATTTAGAAGAGAAGATGTAAACGTTGCAAGCATGGTTGTAATGGATGCAAAAGTAATGGGAATTTTAAAAGTTTTAGTTAGAGTTGAAGCCGATAATATCCAAGATATCAGCGAAAAAGTTGAAAAAGAAGGATTTAAAATAGGCGCTCTATAG
- the queA gene encoding tRNA preQ1(34) S-adenosylmethionine ribosyltransferase-isomerase QueA: MDINDYDFYLPEELIAQHPLERRDDSKLLCYYKDQDKIIDKKFSDIADLLDEGDILVLNNSRVIPARIYGSRENKDESVEFLLLHEKEKDIWECLVKPGKKAKVGSKFYFGDKLMLEVLSFDEEGIRTVKMHYKGVLLEILEEIGTMPLPPYIHEKLKDQERYQTVYSKIPGSAAAPTAGLHFTNELLEKIKYKGIELEYITLNVGLGTFKPVTEQDASKHKMHSEDYFISEEVAEKINNAKANGKKIVAVGTTTVRTLESAVENGKLIPGHHSTDIYIYPGYEFKMIDSLITNFHLPKSTLIMLVSALIGREKTLDIYKYAVENRYRFFSFGDAMFIR, from the coding sequence ATTGATATTAATGATTACGATTTTTATTTACCTGAAGAATTAATCGCTCAGCATCCACTTGAACGCAGAGACGATTCAAAATTATTGTGCTATTATAAGGATCAAGATAAGATTATAGATAAAAAATTTTCAGATATTGCAGATTTACTTGATGAAGGCGATATTTTAGTTTTAAATAATTCACGTGTAATTCCTGCAAGGATCTATGGATCCAGAGAAAACAAAGATGAAAGTGTAGAGTTTTTGCTTCTACATGAAAAGGAAAAAGATATATGGGAATGTTTGGTAAAACCAGGGAAAAAAGCAAAGGTAGGCAGTAAATTTTACTTTGGCGATAAGCTTATGCTTGAAGTTTTAAGCTTTGACGAAGAGGGAATACGCACTGTTAAAATGCATTATAAAGGAGTTCTTTTAGAAATTTTAGAAGAAATTGGTACTATGCCACTACCACCATATATTCATGAAAAACTAAAAGACCAAGAAAGATATCAAACAGTCTATTCAAAAATTCCGGGATCTGCTGCAGCCCCAACGGCTGGTCTTCATTTTACAAATGAATTACTTGAGAAGATTAAATATAAAGGTATTGAGCTAGAATACATTACACTTAATGTTGGCTTGGGAACATTTAAACCAGTAACTGAGCAAGATGCATCTAAACATAAGATGCATTCAGAAGATTATTTTATCTCAGAAGAAGTTGCAGAAAAGATTAATAACGCTAAAGCTAATGGAAAAAAGATTGTTGCTGTTGGAACTACAACAGTAAGAACTTTGGAAAGTGCTGTCGAAAATGGAAAGTTAATTCCTGGTCATCATAGCACTGATATATATATTTATCCTGGTTATGAATTTAAAATGATTGATTCATTAATAACTAATTTTCATTTACCAAAATCAACTTTAATTATGCTAGTCTCGGCATTAATCGGAAGAGAAAAAACTCTTGATATATATAAATATGCTGTGGAAAATAGATATAGATTCTTCTCTTTTGGCGACGCTATGTTCATTAGGTAG
- a CDS encoding SpoIID/LytB domain-containing protein yields the protein MRKIIILLLITIFVFTISTKQISAENLIDAGELKIKIGSSENGFSLQTSEGFQLLDGYTVIETVYDNNIKIYYNNGIFIESGSSNYGPYMDIKVKANDNKVIYNNHEYNGLFTLAENGRSLVNIIDMETYIYSVVANEVGDSFEVEAIKAQALAARSYALYNSKKFIDKGYNLTSDAISQVYRGNKGVSQKIKDAVDETRGEVIVYNDEIIDATYGSTSGGATAAAEDTWGKAFPYLIAKSDPYSLNSPRVNWTYKTNTGLIDQNLSKGTNMSNFTSIVFNKNELGRIVSVGVEYAGGKVSLRAERFRSLMGVSNLKSTKFEINSPSLMDGTNQNESLYKSCLLQGYGRASDSFTLYNNGGNDEVEFVGMGVGHGVGMSQYGANEMAKQNFNYRDIVRFYYEGAEVKKIYD from the coding sequence ATGAGAAAAATTATAATTTTGTTATTAATAACGATCTTTGTTTTTACTATAAGTACTAAGCAAATAAGTGCGGAGAATTTGATTGATGCTGGTGAGCTAAAGATTAAGATAGGTTCTTCTGAAAATGGTTTCTCGCTTCAGACTAGTGAGGGCTTTCAATTGCTTGATGGATATACTGTTATCGAAACTGTATACGATAATAATATAAAAATTTATTATAATAATGGAATTTTTATAGAGTCAGGGTCAAGCAATTACGGACCTTATATGGATATAAAGGTAAAAGCAAATGATAATAAAGTTATATATAACAATCATGAATACAATGGTTTATTTACCTTAGCTGAAAACGGAAGATCTTTAGTTAATATAATTGATATGGAGACTTATATATATTCGGTTGTAGCCAATGAAGTCGGTGACTCTTTTGAAGTTGAGGCCATAAAAGCTCAAGCATTAGCAGCTAGGTCATATGCATTATATAACAGTAAAAAATTTATTGATAAAGGATATAACCTTACCTCTGATGCTATATCTCAAGTTTATAGAGGGAATAAAGGTGTAAGCCAAAAGATAAAAGATGCAGTTGATGAGACTAGGGGAGAAGTTATTGTTTATAATGATGAGATTATTGACGCCACATATGGATCTACCAGTGGAGGAGCAACTGCAGCCGCTGAAGATACGTGGGGTAAGGCATTCCCTTATTTGATTGCAAAAAGCGACCCTTATTCCTTAAATTCTCCTAGAGTAAATTGGACTTACAAGACGAATACTGGTCTAATAGACCAAAATTTATCAAAGGGGACCAATATGTCAAACTTTACATCTATTGTTTTTAATAAAAACGAATTGGGAAGAATTGTTTCTGTTGGTGTTGAATACGCTGGAGGTAAAGTTTCATTAAGAGCTGAAAGATTTAGAAGTCTAATGGGAGTATCAAATTTAAAATCCACCAAATTTGAAATAAATTCACCCTCTCTTATGGACGGTACTAATCAAAATGAAAGTCTTTATAAATCATGTCTATTGCAAGGATACGGAAGGGCAAGTGACTCTTTTACTTTATATAACAATGGTGGAAATGATGAAGTAGAGTTTGTTGGAATGGGAGTTGGTCATGGTGTTGGGATGAGCCAATATGGAGCCAATGAAATGGCCAAACAGAATTTTAATTACAGAGATATAGTAAGATTTTATTACGAAGGAGCAGAAGTTAAGAAAATATATGATTGA
- the ruvC gene encoding crossover junction endodeoxyribonuclease RuvC — translation MRILGLDPGLAILGFGIIDEEGNKLKLVDYGIINSEPDITFPERLKLLYDDLDFLINRYKPDIVAVEELFYNRNATTAIKVAQARGIQVLCCQQHDLPLYEFTPLQVKQTITGYGRADKKQVQLMVKNLLNMDHMPQPDDAADAIAIAICLSFAGRFKDQYRME, via the coding sequence ATGAGAATTTTAGGATTAGACCCTGGTCTTGCAATTCTTGGGTTCGGAATTATAGATGAAGAAGGTAATAAATTAAAATTAGTTGACTATGGCATCATAAATTCAGAACCAGATATTACTTTTCCAGAACGTTTAAAATTATTATATGATGATTTAGATTTTTTAATTAATAGATATAAACCAGATATTGTTGCAGTTGAGGAATTGTTTTACAACAGAAATGCCACAACTGCTATTAAAGTTGCCCAAGCTAGAGGTATTCAAGTTTTATGTTGTCAGCAACATGACTTACCCTTATATGAATTTACACCTTTGCAAGTTAAGCAGACAATAACTGGATATGGAAGAGCTGATAAAAAGCAAGTGCAATTAATGGTTAAAAATTTACTTAATATGGATCATATGCCACAACCAGATGACGCTGCAGATGCTATAGCAATTGCAATTTGTTTATCATTTGCTGGTAGATTCAAAGATCAATACAGGATGGAGTAG
- the ruvA gene encoding Holliday junction branch migration protein RuvA, protein MYEYFEGKIVKVDSENIVIDINGIGYKLEAPASLRDHVSVGSERMIFAEQIVSENRIAIFGFYNEDQKWIFNLLRSVSKVGPKTALGIVGALNTDEIVNAINIGDDKLLATCPGIGAKTAARIIIELKDKVKSFIVSSDELSDNPDFDLIDALEGLGYSRYEITKHIAKLDLKGLELDEMIKVFLKTIN, encoded by the coding sequence ATGTACGAATATTTTGAAGGAAAGATAGTTAAAGTTGATTCTGAAAATATAGTTATAGATATAAATGGAATAGGTTACAAGTTAGAAGCTCCTGCTTCTTTGAGAGACCATGTATCTGTGGGTAGCGAGAGGATGATTTTTGCCGAACAGATAGTATCTGAAAATAGGATAGCTATTTTTGGTTTTTATAATGAAGATCAAAAATGGATTTTTAATTTGCTAAGGTCAGTTTCTAAGGTTGGTCCTAAAACAGCCTTGGGCATAGTTGGAGCCTTAAACACAGATGAAATTGTTAATGCAATAAATATAGGTGATGATAAATTACTTGCAACTTGTCCTGGAATAGGGGCAAAAACTGCTGCTCGAATTATTATTGAACTAAAAGATAAGGTAAAATCATTTATCGTTTCTAGCGATGAGCTCTCAGATAATCCTGACTTTGATCTAATTGATGCTCTAGAAGGTCTAGGATATTCAAGATATGAAATAACAAAACATATTGCAAAACTAGATCTAAAAGGTTTAGAACTTGATGAAATGATTAAAGTATTTTTAAAGACGATTAATTAA
- the scfA gene encoding six-cysteine ranthipeptide SCIFF → MKFVKTLSKKNLKHTYCKGGCGECQTSCQSACKTSCTVGNQKCENPNLK, encoded by the coding sequence ATGAAATTTGTTAAAACACTTTCAAAGAAAAATTTAAAACACACATATTGCAAAGGTGGTTGTGGTGAATGTCAAACATCATGTCAATCAGCCTGCAAAACAAGCTGCACTGTTGGAAACCAAAAGTGTGAAAATCCAAATTTAAAATAG